One Scophthalmus maximus strain ysfricsl-2021 chromosome 7, ASM2237912v1, whole genome shotgun sequence genomic window, CTGGTATCTGAGTGTAAGTCCCTGTTTTTTACAGCGACACTGTTTTTGGAATTTTGGAAGAGACATCGGGCTTCCTATGTTTGTGAATGGAAAGTGTCTGATTGGTGCGAGGAGGAGGTATGATCACTTTTAATACATCATAGCTCATTTCAGTAATATCTGGTCAGATCTCATCACTGTGGAATTAATGactgtggtttttttcccccttttacataaaatgtaggAGGAACTAATCCTGGAAATTGTGAACGACGTAAACTGTGAACCGAAGAAATATAAGCACTCCTATCTGCGCAGTACATTGGTTTTGATCTGTGTCACAGTTATGGTGGGTGACTTGTCATTTTACCACTCTTCACATTTTTAATAGGCTGGTACAGTGTCAGGATCATTATTTTACATGAGGTTAAAATGTGAATCAGGTTGAAGTTTGAGGTAAAATAAATATCGCAAGCCAAAAAAAGCCATCACAGTGGAAACACTcatttgtgtcactgtgtttccACAGATATTGGTGATCATTGGCCTGACGCATGCCTTGGTGGTGTTCAGGGTGATTGCAGCAGTACTCTTGGCTGAGGGATCATGGGAGTTCCTGAGCACCCACTCCAACAGTGGAGCAATGATGCTGGGGGCCGTCCTCCATTACCTCATCATCACAGTCATGACTCGGGTACACAGGTCTCCAAATGTGCATCTGCGACCTTGCGGTGAAAATGTATCCGACTCTGACCTTGTCTCTGTCATTGCAGATTAACAGGATTGTGGCCATGAAGCTGTGTGAAATAGGTTTGTATGCCTATTGTTCTtgatataaaaatgtcaaatggaCGCTGTTAAACTGTGCTGTGTTTGGGAAGATTGAAACGTTAGCTGTAAAACATCCTGTGATGTGCAACTGTCAATATATGATGTGTTTAAGGATAGAAAGTGTTATACAGGCAGTTCATTTAATAGTCAGCAACAGTTGTCAGTGGGCGGGCAGTGAGAATATTAAATCAGAGAGGGCTGCAGCAGTAAGGCAGGTAATCAGACTGAAAGCAGATCAGCTACAGATACCTGTAACAGACAGCCTAGCAGCAGGCTCAGACAGGGAAGTTGTGTCTAGCACACTACAGCCAATTgacaacataaatgaaatatatatatttttaaaagagcTGCAGCCAactattttacatttacagagcATTAACTAGTGTCTTTATTCTGCAGTATGAAGGCATCGCTCATCTACAAACACCAGGGCTCAGGGTGGACATTGGAACTGGGCCACCATATCAGTAGTTGTAAAGATTGGTAATAGGTCAGGTGATATATTCTGAGGAGGGAAACACTCAGGGCAGAGGATGCACGACAACATGGCAGTTACTTTAGAAGCTACACCAGAAATGTAGAGAGAGATCTATGTAGTCTTGCAGCACTGTCCTGTTGAGTATAGCTTagccctctctctgtcatttgGTTGCGGTATATTTTTGCCTTGGACTCATTGGTAACTCAATAGACCTTTATTTAAAGCAGATAGTTTGACTTGTCATGGCAGGTGAAGCACAATGTGAAGGACATTGAGGTTTGAACTGGCACGTAACTGCAAATGTGAAAGAGCTCTATTTGGTGTAGTGGAGCGGTGCCTTGTTCAACTGAAGTTTATAAATCTGACagaagaaattacttttttctaaaaacaacattatatttAAACACCCAAACATCTTATCTTAACATTATGTGcaacaaatatacaatatttaagATAAATTAGAGGTAAGTTTGAAATTCTTTATAATAGGGTTTCTGTCTAGTTTGTGACATTGTGCCATCCATTGGCCAAATAATGAAGTGCAGGCACACTAACACACTGACATGAGGTCTGTCTTCACCAGAGAAAACAAGATCATTCGCTGCCACGGAGAAGAGTTTCACTGTCAAGATGTTCACCTTCCAGTTCTTCACCTATTTCTCCTCACTCTTCTACGTGGCCTTTTTTCTTGGCAGGTAAGGACTTGACCCAGACAGGGCTGTCTTGTACTAATATACTTCGATATTagtgtttattgatttttattggTGAAATGCACAGATCTGCCACAACGTTAAAACCACTGACTGGTGACTGGTGAAGTGAAGGATATTGATTTTCTCATTAACAATGGCACCTTTCAAGCGGCGGGATGCTGTGTATTATGAATGTGTCAGAAGCAAGAGAAATGTTAAATCGTAACAATCTGAGCAAGGTTTTGAGGGGTGTTCCTGGTATGCAGTGGTATGTATctaccatagactgtatttaaaattgAATAAGTAAAGTAAAGCCGACATGGAAGTGCCTCAAAACTGTGTTCTCTCGAATGATaaagcagagggcgactccactggttgcaaaaagaagtctgctcaatagaagtctatgagaaagtgactctacttctcacttgatttataaacgtcagtaaacattttcatgaggagtttatggtctcaatctatAGTTTTCAagtcttcattttgtaaattatggtcccatttagagtaaaatagatgatgaaGCACTGTATACATTGGGGCGTGGAAACAGCGTGATTGGCAGCTAGTATCGTCCAATGGGTGTAGGTTGCATGTGTAGGTGGGTAGTGGACAAACTCAGTCTGTCTAGTTTCTTGATGCCTCATACCACAGGACACATTCATAGTTCTTGTGGTGCCCATGGCTTGCACAAGTCCCAGCTGTTTTGACAGCACGAGGGGGACCAACACAGTATTAGGGAGGAGGTTTTAATGTTTGGCTCATACTGTTttaatttgcataataatttgATATTCGTCACATACATGACAGGATAAATGGTCATCCTGGTGGTTACGTACGAATCGCAGGGAAATGGAGGCTTGAGGAGGTGAGTGAACGTGGATCTCTAGCCCACCCGAAACTGCTAAATTGTCaatgtaaatattgattttcaCATGAACTTTTGGACACAATAATTTTGTATCTGATTTTATTCCAAACATTTCACTCTTTTGTGTACAGTGTCACCCGAGTGGATGTCTCACAGACTTGTTCATCCAAATGGCAATTATAATGGTACTCAAGCAAACCATCAGCAATGTCTTTGAGTTTACTGGCCCGTAAGTATAAAACTGATTTTTAGTAAAACAACATAGATGTCTAATGTTTAATCCACTTGCCTAACATGATATTCCAGGCTGGTGAAAGATGTCTCTTGTTTGTATCAGCTGGTTCTGCAGGTGGTTGAAAAGGAGAAGAACCCagaagctgcagaggaaatgtgCCCACTGTTACCTGAAACATGAATCCGAGGACAAACAAGGAGCTGAGATGTGTGACAATTGCAAACTTCGAGACTGGCTCAGCAACTACCGCCTCAATGATGTCGACTCCTTCAGCTTGTTCAATGAGTTCTTAGAAATGGGTAAGTACTCTGCAGAATGctttaacagcaaaaaaaatagtAGACAAAGTAGATATAATATTTGTCTTTGCTCTTTCCTTAGTGATCCAGTTCAGCTTTACCACCATATTTGTGGCAGCGTTTCCTCTTGCTCCGCTCTTAGCCCTCATCAATAATGTTATTGAGATACGCTTGGACGCCATTAAGATGGTCACTCTGGAGCGCAGACTGGTTCCCAAGAAAACCAACGATATTGGTGAGGATCACGGATGATGAGTATTAAATTATAAGTTGGCAGCcgagatgagaaaaaaatggtttccaGTTGTAAGTTGGGTGTTtttagcctggcgtagccagactaatactgaGCTGCGTGTTGATATATTGATACTcggatttccaagaggcgtttcaaacagacaaacgtgacgtctgttgagcgatgcgAAAACAGACTAGagcgtgcagagaggagatgcccttgatgatgattccacaatgtctgtcaacaagtgttgttgttttttgtgggaCAACTTATtaaaaatatcgggtacttttagtcaaatgctcgttcatcagcagcagccttgtCAGCCACTTCTCTCTGCGTCATGGTATGAACCTCGCCctttatcagataatcggttgtgattggattgTCAAAttttctgccggaggaaatcacttcccaatggaggggatccagatcgagcctggcagagcaaattaaatgagctcccagagtTCGCCTGGGTCCCAGGTTAGGGGTTTTTCTGGCTCTGTTAATTCTATAGAGCTTCATATATTTGGCTTCATATCTTGTCAAACTGTTTCTCTTTGCGGCTGTCACATACTTTCAGTACTCaaataacatttcatcaacGTCTTCCACTTTTGAAGCATATGAGCTTCCTTATTTTTCAAGTTTTGCAGTATGAGATTTTTATAGGCTGAGGAAGGAAAATGAATTTGAACATCCAGCTGGGTATCTCATTTTCTCAACATTTTCGAAAGAGACTAAATAATCTATGAAAATGGATCTTGACATGTtctttaaatccttttttcagtgttttccttATCCTTTCTAATTTTCTCACACTTCCAAAAGTGCCAGTGCCTCATTTTAAACACTGATCTGAGAGGCaggtcttttttcccccctcaggtgTGTGGATAGACGTGTTGGAGGCTATTGGTGTCCTGGCTGTCATTGCAAACGGGTTGGTCATCGGCGTAAGCTCGGACTTCATCCCTCGACTGGTGTACCGTTACCTCTATGGCCCGTGTGCCAATGGCACAGCGACAGATATTGAGTGAGATTGAATATTCTTCtataaaaagtttgttttctcagaTTATGTGCAGCACTATTTTACaataaattgttgttgttgttgtttttttctcagctgcaTGGCTGGCTACATCAACAACTCTCTCTCCATTGCACGAATGGATGACCAGAACATACACAATGAGTTTTCAGTTCATCAGATGACCACACCTAGTGGCTTAAATGTCTCCTACTGCAGGTTTGTtccattttaattgtttttgtcctcaACATCTTGAGAGTCTTCACTGACAAAATTCTGACATTTACAGTAAGTTGCAAGAAGCCAAAGTCAAAACATACAACTGGTAACTAACAATAGATTTGAAACCCGTGATTCTGCAGTGTTACCTTCTGCTGAGTGTTCACAGTGCTATCAGATGTTCTTTCATCCACCTGATAGTATTGCACTGTTACTGTGTAACCTCTGATGATATAAGTGCCATACAAATGACTTTCAAATTCTTCCTAAAAATGTGTGGCCATCACTGCATCTTATCGCCACAACCATCTGTCGTgtgttgatatttaaaaaagaggaCAGATACGGGAGATAACATCAACTTTTCCTCTTCACAGCTATAAAGACTACAGGAGCAATGAGGACTACACTTTTACACCACAGTTCTGGCTAATATTAGCTGTGCGATTTGCATTTGTCATCCTCTTTGAGGTAAGCCAAACAACACAACCCCACAATAACCCAACTTTATCATATTTCAAACTCAGAAGGTCAGAGTTGAGTTGAAAATCAGGGAGTGTTATCTTTAATGGAACCATAGTTCCAAGGATAGAAAGAAAGACTTCATTCCCTGACATTCATCTCTCTGCTTGCAGCATGTTGTCGTCATATGCAAGTTCATTGCAGCCTGGTTTGTACCGAGTGCTCCCATGCAGGTCAAGAATGACAGACTCTTTGATAAACTCAACAGACTAAAAGAAGAGCTCAAGGTGAGTGTCAGAAAGTATGTGGTTGGACTCGTGTGGCAGCTGTTTGCCATTGGTTCTTAAACTGTTATAACATTTTGTAAAGTAATGTGACTTACGAATCCCAAGggggaaattaatttgtcaCAGCAGCCATAAAACAAGGAACGATCAAAAAGTACATGAATGAGGATgctgcaaaaatgcaaaatacccagttaaaacaaaaggcaacaaaaaaagtaaaagtagttttaaaaaaatgtagtatATAACAAagtctggtaaaaaaaaaaagtatgaaattaCGGATAAGTAGTGTAAGCAGTTCCCTGGTGAGAACATGAACTGCATGTTTCTTTACATGCATGTTTCTCTTCTACTGCAATTGCACATGAAAAATTCAAGTCGAACTTTACTGTCAGTTCTGCTCAATTCTGAAAGTcagtttacttttgtttttcttggctcTTCCTTGGCACAAATGTTGCCAAATGTTGCAACTAACCAAtccttgcttttgtttttgcaggtcATTTGAAGTGTGACATTCACACACTTAGGTGGAACGTTTTGCCCAGAGAACATGAACCCAGTGTTGCCTCGTGCATTAAGGTGTCGAGACTATCACAGTGATGAGTCGAGTTCAAAGCCATTAATCGTCTATGTGAAGAGTTCAAACAGAGgcctttcactttcttttaatgtttgcaTTCAGATGTCAAGTGCTGGTTATCTGGGTTCTCATCCATGAAATGGACTTTGGAGACGGATTACTTTTTGTTGGATAGAACAAGTGTACAGAAATAGATTTCACTGACCACGTTTTTCATGAGACTATTCTTATTCTATTTTAGAGTTGGAAAGACAGCTTCTTGTTGGATCTCAATAATTGTGAGTTGTGAGCTGtatgtgagtgtttttattcaaagcCTTAAGATAATTTATACTGCTACTGCAAATACAGCGCCGATTGTATGTGAAAATTTGCCTTACATTGTAAAAAGCGCTGTGATGATTGTTGCATTATTGTGGATAGATTCTGATGGTGTCTTTTGTGAATCAGACACAACAATGTTTTAcattataatattttacatCCATGAATAAAAAAGGACACTTTTGTCCTAATGAAATCTTTTGAATTCAAGTATTTCAGTTGcagtcaatatatatatatatgtgtgtgtgtgtgtgtgtgtgtgtgtgtgtgtgttttgtgaatcAGACACAACAATGTGATTtacattataatatttttatattaatgaataaatatatatatatatatatatatatatatatatatatatatatatatatatatatatatgcacacacacacagatatatatatatacacctctcatttatatatatatatcactgaaTCCTTTATGAGGGGCTTGTAACAAATGTGTTAATTGATGTTATATAAGTTTACTTATGATGCCTCAGTTATAAccatgaatacatgaataaagGTATCACTTGGGTCGTTAGACTTCCTCTGTGTAAACGGGGCAGCTAACTCCAGGGCCAGAGGTAATTTATTTACAACTTGTATAACACTTATTTAAATGGAGACTTGATGGGTAAACAGCTTTTTTGACGAGATATATCTCAGAATCTCGTGAACTCGGTCATTAATTACAACAACGTCTATGATCCTTTAGTGGAGAGTGAAACCTGTAAGCACGATCACCGTACGGGGGGAAAGTAGGAGCTTCACTGCAACGCAGGTGAAGGCAGATGCGAAACGCCACGTGACCACGGGGAGCCAATGGGCTGCGGGGTGTCAGGTCCGACCAGGTGCAGGTGATCAGGTGCGGACGACTACGCGGTCAGCGCTACACAATTCAACTTCACTGTAATATCTGGTGGTGATGTAGACTACACGAACAATATTTACTCTCTCGGTTCGTTTTCTCACCTGCGGACGGAGGAAGCGGAGACCCGCGGCTCATGGCGGTGGTTTCAGTCGCCTTCTTGTTGGTGTGCACCGGCTCATGGAGCACGACTCTCCTCGCTGACGGTAAGGAGGATTTAATGAAACTgcttgaatgtgtttgtggttcaAAAATTCGCCTGAATAactatattatttttctttatgcaTACTTTTGTGTAATGACCTATATAGTGGGTTTTACGCGATGTTGCGTGGGTACAAAGCAGGTCAGTGTGGACAGGGTCACAGTGTGTCTGTCACATGCTTGTTACCTGGCAACATGGAGACCAGACCCGGACTCTTGACCCggatgtgtccgtgtgttttgAGAGACGAAAATAATATTCAAGAACTGAACGGAAAGGGGAAGACGGAAGTAGAGAGGGCAGTTTTACaggttgttggttttggtcATGTGGTCAGGATCAGCGCGTGGGCGGAAAATCTTGAAGAACAGGTAGAGAATGAATGGGGCGTTAGTGAGATGTAGGCCTATGCATCTCAGTTGTCGTGgaacagaattattattatgatttgttttttttacccacgCAACATCACGTAAAACCGACTATATAGGTCATTCCATGGTAGCAAAACACCCATTTTCTCAGAGTGCGCCAGGGTGAAAGAGCAAACCGGATCACCACCATGCTCCATTAATGATACTCACCGACTGTCTCCGCACTAAAGCTTGAACCCAGTCTTCTGTAGTTCCACAGAGTGTGTGTAAACTGTTTACATCCACAGACTGTAGGCAAAGTGTATTCTCAACAGGAAGCAAAGCCATTTCTAGGAATTTGCATGGTGCCAGTGTTTGCTCCAGGTTTGATTGCATTACGACAAAGTAGAGATGCATCTGCCCCCATTACTTTCCTTATTACGTGGATTGAGTTTTGCCCATATGGTGTGACCGAtctatattcatttttttcttttcaatctaTCAGTTGCATTAATTTAGTCACACAAAGTTTTCAAGGCCACATCGTTCCCTGGTCCCACGTGACCTAACACAGAAATGATTGTAACAACCTCCACACACTTGAGTATATCGATTTTAAATTCAGGATCAAGAGACAACTGGTATTGAGTTGGGTTGGCACTTAGTAATTCCCTTAGTTTAGGGAATCAGATTTCATTTTGGGAAGTCCCTGTGTGAAGAGTGAAGTCCCTGTGTCTGTATTTGTAGCTCAGACTTGTGTGAATGAGAGCAGTTTCAAGGAGCAGGTGGTCTATGTGGGGCAGCAGGGGCCTCCATACCGGTTGAACTGCCCACTAGAGCCCCATCAGCACCACAACTCCCCACGGCCCCGTCTGACCTGGCAGAAGGACTGTCGGCTGCTCCACAGCCAGGACGGGAACGCCTACCTGGAGTTTGCCAGCCTCAACTTGGAAGACCAAGGGAATTATACCTGTACGCAACAAGGCAACGGCACAGCCTCATTCACTGTGCATCTCATAGCTAAGGGTAAGTATTATTTAAATAGTATAGTGTAACAGTGTTCGGAATTCACAAAAACCATGATTGTAATCGTGTGGCCCTCGTGATGAGCTATTATTTGTCTCTGCTGTAAACTTAGAGTTTGCATGGAGAGTAGTGAGCACAGTTGAATGGAATGGCTACACCTGCAAGGAGGCATTTTGTTTCAGCGTGCCCTCCAGCAGCAGTCTCAGGCTGCAGCTGGTAGTGCACATGAAGGCCTCTATTGTTTGCAGCTGTTGCAGTGAACATATATAACGGTGGTATGTCTTTACACAGAGGCCCAATGCTCCAAACCCCCTGAATTTAAGCCCAGCGGGAACCTGAGCAGACTGTGGGGGAATGTGGGAACCACCGTGAAACTGAACTGcaccgctctcctcctctgggaCCAAAATGAGGAGCAGTGTGACACCACGCTGCAGTGGAGTAAAGATGGTCAACTGCTCACAAACCTCACACTTTACACACAGAATTCCTCCTCATGGTGATTTTCAAGCTTTTAAAGCATTATTTATGGTGTTCATGCTTCAATGAAAGCCTTTGAAGGTGACGGTAAGATCGAGTTTTATGTCCTGATTATCAGGTCTCCTGCTGCCGGCCAGCTGATGGTAAACAATGTGTTGGTGGTTAACCTCAAGCAGCAGGAAGACTTTGGACTCTACAGCTGCACAGTGAGGAACGTCTCATCTGATTTCATTCTACACAATTCAAGTAAGAACATTTAGGACACAGTAAATGTTGGGTCTTCAATGTTCTGTTCTGCATCTGAGTCACATTGTCTAAAAATGACCTgccaaaaaatgaatgtataagAACAAATAGACATGCAAACCTGACAAAGTAGATAAAGAAAATGTGGGTTTCGAAAAAATTCCATAAATAGAATGGAGCAGGGAACATGTCTTGTTATGTATTAAATTTAAACCTTTTGCACAACTTTGGAGTAGGAGGGAGTCAGCCAGCTCCACACAATGTACCAGCTGTTTTACACCAGAAAAATCCAAGAGAATTTGtggagcacacaaacacacacaaaagtttcTTTGCCCGTTTTATTAACGTAACATAAAGcaaaatgttactttttttgGTCAATGTCAATTAGGCCTATACCTTGCTCTCAATGAAAAAaggcgtttaaaaaaaattaaattataccACACAATAGTAGGCACTAGGCAGGCAGAGGAGGTTGAGCGATTGATTTTGCTCCTCAGATTTGTTGCCGTTGAAAAGTAAGCCAGCTGCTTTCTACAAAGTCGACAAACAGCCTTATCTTTGTTCCTTACTTTTCCATCTGCTGTGTAATACCCAAAATACTTCCACACACCGCCTCTCAGATGCTTTGATGTTGCAGTTGTCCTCTCAGGCAGCTTTACTTGCTTGCATCCTCCATTTTTGTAgaataaaaccaaacataaCATTACTGAAAGGTCAAGATAGCATAAAATAAGTCAACCTGATAATTAGCGCAAACTACTTCTTCAGACTGTCTGATGCACGGTCTAGAccatataaaataataacttgTGATTCACATCATAAATTGATTCTAATGAATGTTACTTATCTGTGAATcaaaaatgcatcaaaatgtgattttgagttgcaatattataattattattgtgtgtctgtgctcagtCAGTCCCAGCCACACAGCTGCTGTCGTTGCAGCCAtcatgctcctcctccttctagCTGTAGCTGCTGTCGTGTACTCCAGGTGTCACCTGAACATCAAACTCTGGTACAGGAACTCCTTTGGAGACTATGAACTCAATGGTGAGACTGCTGTTGGAAGTGGCATAAGATTCTAAACATGTAAGAATGCAGCGTTCAAGCCTcacacctgtgtttgtgtctgtgtcctcagaCGGGAAATTACACGATGCCTACATCTCCTTTGTGAACAATGACTACGACAGGAAGTTTGTCAACTTCATTCTCAAACCTCATCTGGAAAATATAAATGGGTACAAAGTGCTTCTCAATGACAATGACATCCTACCTGGTGGCGGTAAGTTCACATTCCCACACTATTTTACATGGATGAAACTACATAGATAGTCTTacgctgttttcagacatgagctctggaaaatgtgaggaaaattGAGTCCCGACATTTTTCTGAGTTTGCcttttcacatatgaagaacagGGCTGGAGAATGTCTTCGCTGCTATTTACAGTTAACGCACCGATTCACTTGCTGTGAATCACcttgagattttcctgctgtattctcacaggggctcactctgacattttcggGAAATTTCCCAAGAaggctggcaggaaaatgtccggacttcagtgcatgtctgaaagaaGCTTTCATCACACTCCTTCTTGTATCTTTCTGGTTGTTTTCAACTGTTACAGTGATATTTTTCTAAACATTAATGAACTTTTCACAAAGTCTCTGTTGCTTAATTATCCAAGATATCAGattctgttttcacatttgtttctttggGTTGTCAGTTATAAATTGGTGATttacaaatatgcaaaatgtgtCTCCAGAACCGTCCGCAGAGCTGCTAATGAACATGAGTCGTTCTCGCCGTCTGATCGTGGTGCTCTCTCATGCTTACCTTGAGCAGGACTGGTGCTGCAATAACTTCAGGTCAGACTCAAGAACAACACTGAACATGATGGCAGTACAAACCAGAGTCAAATGAATGTAGCGTCATCACAATGTACCACTAGAGAtcagtgttgctgctgtgtaCGGCAGTGTCTACTGTATGTACTGTCGTGACACACTGgagctgtgtgttttcagacaggGCCTTTTGCACTTGTTGGAGTTATGTCAGCAGCCCGTCCTCATCATGCTGGAGGGTCAGTTCAAACGCATGAGGCCCGAGGTCAAGGAGCAGCTGAGTGAGCTCCAGCACTCTCTCACTGTGCTCACCTGGAGACACAACTCTGTGGTAAGATTCACTATGATACCTATTAGTGCTCTTTTGACCGAACCAAAAGTTGCATTCACTTTTTCATCTGACTTAAAAAATTATGTATTAAAATTTCAAGTTTTAAGATATGTCAAGTTTTGCCCTGtctcgcaatggtgaagaatccttcaacAAATTCCTCTGGGTCCCTCTTCCCAGAATTtgatcacctgttaccatggccgaGACAAGTCTTTGATAAAGTTTCCATGAAAATCAGTCAATAACGTTTtgttaaacaaacagacaaaccgaaccaatcacataaccccCTTTGCGTAGGAAGTTTAACTCACATGAAAAGAATATATTACTCTgtaagcacatactgtatatgcagatTATGGTATACTGGTATCTAGGCGCTgccttccctctccttctggAAACATGTTGCACTTGAGGCTAATACATAG contains:
- the LOC118315249 gene encoding anoctamin-9, with translation MPGHKRQPSIELLELIGVVRENGSEQTSFPPVHTPLSYDYVLVAKTMEKQERAAFKKQTEYIEELKKKNMRITKIIDDDLVFYGIQAPKEVFEKYRYLLKVSDACNWSSDQNVPLSTRIRIVHFILNHTPIHSGEGLRDLMKMKVFETRFCLHEKKKQKELKENWARWSACLQGQPITAVRNYFGEKVALYYLWLGWYTFLLIPPALIGVIVFLYGLAFFNTSPLIKEVCEADTIMCPLCDKRCKVWQLSETCTYAKVSLLFDNNGTVLFAMFMAVWATLFLEFWKRHRASYVCEWKVSDWCEEEEELILEIVNDVNCEPKKYKHSYLRSTLVLICVTVMILVIIGLTHALVVFRVIAAVLLAEGSWEFLSTHSNSGAMMLGAVLHYLIITVMTRINRIVAMKLCEIEKTRSFAATEKSFTVKMFTFQFFTYFSSLFYVAFFLGRINGHPGGYVRIAGKWRLEECHPSGCLTDLFIQMAIIMVLKQTISNVFEFTGPWFCRWLKRRRTQKLQRKCAHCYLKHESEDKQGAEMCDNCKLRDWLSNYRLNDVDSFSLFNEFLEMVIQFSFTTIFVAAFPLAPLLALINNVIEIRLDAIKMVTLERRLVPKKTNDIGVWIDVLEAIGVLAVIANGLVIGVSSDFIPRLVYRYLYGPCANGTATDIDCMAGYINNSLSIARMDDQNIHNEFSVHQMTTPSGLNVSYCSYKDYRSNEDYTFTPQFWLILAVRFAFVILFEHVVVICKFIAAWFVPSAPMQVKNDRLFDKLNRLKEELKVI
- the sigirr gene encoding single Ig IL-1-related receptor encodes the protein MAVVSVAFLLVCTGSWSTTLLADAQTCVNESSFKEQVVYVGQQGPPYRLNCPLEPHQHHNSPRPRLTWQKDCRLLHSQDGNAYLEFASLNLEDQGNYTCTQQGNGTASFTVHLIAKEAQCSKPPEFKPSGNLSRLWGNVGTTVKLNCTALLLWDQNEEQCDTTLQWSKDGQLLTNLTLYTQNSSSWSPAAGQLMVNNVLVVNLKQQEDFGLYSCTVRNVSSDFILHNSISPSHTAAVVAAIMLLLLLAVAAVVYSRCHLNIKLWYRNSFGDYELNDGKLHDAYISFVNNDYDRKFVNFILKPHLENINGYKVLLNDNDILPGGEPSAELLMNMSRSRRLIVVLSHAYLEQDWCCNNFRQGLLHLLELCQQPVLIMLEGQFKRMRPEVKEQLSELQHSLTVLTWRHNSVTPSSAFWKELALLMPRQVPFHTGYAGNPQTVLQDDKDPMLTLEPDYFNCRADVDPAGDLGIRVPVYKALACKAPVLPAAPITAAEPKPSDIDVSDLGSRNYGARSDFYCLVTEDI